From the Catenulispora sp. GP43 genome, one window contains:
- a CDS encoding DegT/DnrJ/EryC1/StrS family aminotransferase, whose protein sequence is MTVPAARIVFDADDRAAVAAAVAESLATGALTLGPQTERFETAFAAAHRAQHAIAVATGTAALEIALRVVGVANHDVVLPSNTFYATAAAVVHAGGRPVFADVEASTFALSAQTVEAVLTPSTKAVVLVHIGGMITPEVDAIRALCGRRGVALVEDAAHAHGCSLDGRMAGTFGLAGAFSFYPTKVTTSAEGGMILTADPQVRDEARMYRDQGKGSFTTNHHVRDGASWRLSELNAAAGAVHVQHLPEFVKHRRGVAARYTEALSGIDALTPLTEPPGCVSNFYKYILLLPAGADRARFKAEVADRFAVRLSGEVYDLPLHKQPVLMKYANGSLPVAEDVCARHVCLPVHSDMRDDEVDQVLTAVRTVSGEMFG, encoded by the coding sequence GTGACAGTACCCGCGGCTCGCATCGTGTTCGACGCCGACGACCGCGCGGCGGTCGCCGCCGCGGTGGCCGAGAGCCTGGCCACCGGCGCGCTGACGCTCGGCCCCCAGACCGAGCGGTTCGAGACCGCCTTCGCGGCGGCGCACCGCGCGCAGCACGCGATCGCGGTGGCGACCGGGACCGCGGCGCTGGAGATCGCCCTGCGGGTGGTCGGGGTGGCCAACCACGACGTGGTGCTGCCGTCGAACACCTTCTACGCCACGGCCGCCGCCGTGGTGCACGCGGGCGGCCGGCCGGTGTTCGCCGACGTCGAGGCCTCGACCTTCGCGCTGAGCGCGCAGACCGTCGAGGCGGTGCTCACGCCCTCCACCAAGGCCGTGGTGCTGGTGCACATCGGCGGCATGATCACGCCGGAGGTGGACGCCATCCGCGCGCTGTGCGGCCGGCGCGGCGTCGCGCTGGTCGAGGACGCCGCGCACGCTCACGGGTGCAGCCTCGACGGCCGCATGGCCGGCACCTTCGGGCTGGCCGGGGCCTTCTCCTTCTACCCGACCAAGGTCACCACCAGCGCCGAGGGCGGTATGATCCTCACCGCCGACCCGCAGGTGCGCGACGAGGCCCGGATGTACCGGGACCAGGGCAAGGGCTCGTTCACCACCAACCACCACGTCCGCGACGGCGCGTCCTGGCGGCTGTCGGAGCTGAACGCGGCGGCCGGCGCGGTCCACGTCCAGCACCTGCCGGAGTTCGTGAAGCACCGCCGCGGCGTCGCCGCGCGCTACACCGAGGCGCTGTCCGGGATCGACGCGCTCACCCCGCTCACCGAGCCGCCCGGCTGCGTCAGCAACTTCTACAAGTACATCCTCCTGCTGCCCGCCGGCGCCGACCGCGCGCGGTTCAAGGCCGAGGTCGCCGACCGCTTCGCCGTGCGCCTGTCCGGCGAGGTCTACGACCTGCCGCTGCACAAGCAGCCGGTGCTGATGAAGTACGCCAACGGCTCGCTGCCGGTCGCCGAGGACGTCTGCGCCCGGCACGTCTGCCTGCCGGTGCACTCCGACATGCGCGACGACGAGGTCGACCAGGTGCTCACCGCCGTGCGCACAGTGTCCGGCGAGATGTTCGGCTGA
- a CDS encoding phospholipid carrier-dependent glycosyltransferase has product MSEGTQAAAGAVADREARWSGKQADGPGPDQVARADQVARADQADRLGRTRWAAVAGPGGTLFRAACVLLGAWALFQNFFKIGAAPILADEPVYTTAGWRYLHGQVSSPAPYSSQVATPENFEHPPLAKYLFGLAQMISGTPRDLTASRCVSATATVLAAAVAGIWLTRLAGRWPGLLAAGLLALLPQPAGGSDGRFARFAMLDPLATLFMVLSVVLAWEWSRHSGRRAWVLAVWTGGAVALAAGAKENGWLGAVGPVALILVSAARSRRGPLIRARLVQTAAAVVVAVAGFAALYLPISDPVSAIRYLVGFQTTHSSDGHLVGFAGRVTARPPWWANLWFAGHGYGSVLTGFIVAAALCAVVLRRDLLVGWCAASLAVPFVFHCFIAHVALSFYWVMWTPMVLVLASLGACEVVRRAALVATRWRVPFAAATALAVLVVLVVPVVESVEDSVATAQIHPVGPEALPALMAEHHLSGPIVSTGVAGWEYSYYLPSVTVSGRAGVSGHADTIVVAKPQCRDVLDPTVRALAAVNEAAGSVRQIYSDATMTVYAVVGALDAPTPEQIADQPPSLATDGC; this is encoded by the coding sequence ATGTCTGAAGGAACGCAGGCGGCTGCGGGGGCGGTGGCCGATCGGGAGGCCCGGTGGAGCGGGAAGCAGGCTGATGGGCCTGGGCCTGATCAGGTCGCTCGGGCTGATCAGGTCGCTCGCGCTGATCAGGCCGATCGGCTCGGCCGGACACGGTGGGCGGCAGTCGCCGGTCCCGGCGGCACGCTGTTCCGGGCGGCGTGCGTCCTGCTCGGGGCGTGGGCGCTGTTCCAGAACTTCTTCAAGATCGGGGCCGCGCCGATCCTCGCCGACGAACCGGTCTACACGACCGCTGGCTGGCGCTACCTGCACGGGCAGGTCAGCTCGCCGGCCCCGTACTCGTCCCAGGTCGCGACGCCGGAGAACTTCGAACATCCGCCGCTGGCGAAGTACCTGTTCGGTCTGGCCCAGATGATCTCCGGGACGCCCCGGGACCTGACCGCCTCACGCTGCGTGAGCGCGACGGCCACGGTACTGGCGGCGGCGGTGGCGGGGATCTGGCTGACACGACTGGCCGGCCGCTGGCCCGGACTGCTCGCCGCCGGGCTGCTCGCGCTGCTGCCGCAGCCGGCCGGCGGATCGGACGGCCGGTTCGCGCGGTTCGCGATGCTGGACCCGCTGGCCACGCTGTTCATGGTGCTGTCGGTGGTCCTGGCCTGGGAGTGGTCCCGACACAGCGGCCGGCGTGCCTGGGTCCTGGCGGTCTGGACCGGCGGCGCGGTCGCGCTGGCGGCGGGGGCGAAGGAGAACGGCTGGCTCGGGGCGGTCGGCCCGGTCGCGCTGATCCTGGTGTCCGCGGCCCGCAGCCGCCGAGGGCCGCTGATCCGCGCGCGGCTCGTACAGACGGCCGCGGCCGTCGTGGTCGCCGTCGCCGGCTTCGCGGCGCTCTACCTTCCGATCAGCGACCCGGTCAGCGCGATCAGGTATCTCGTCGGCTTCCAGACCACCCATTCCTCGGACGGCCACCTGGTCGGGTTCGCGGGACGGGTCACCGCACGGCCGCCGTGGTGGGCGAACCTGTGGTTCGCGGGGCACGGCTACGGCTCGGTGCTGACCGGCTTCATCGTGGCCGCGGCGCTGTGCGCGGTGGTGCTGCGCCGGGACCTGCTCGTCGGCTGGTGCGCGGCCTCGCTGGCGGTCCCGTTCGTGTTCCACTGCTTCATCGCCCACGTCGCGCTGAGTTTCTACTGGGTCATGTGGACGCCGATGGTTCTGGTGCTCGCGTCGTTGGGCGCGTGCGAGGTCGTGCGCCGGGCGGCGCTGGTCGCGACGAGGTGGCGGGTGCCTTTCGCCGCGGCCACCGCCCTGGCCGTATTGGTCGTGTTGGTCGTGCCGGTGGTGGAAAGCGTCGAGGATTCCGTTGCCACCGCTCAGATCCATCCTGTCGGGCCGGAGGCTCTGCCCGCGCTGATGGCCGAGCACCACCTGTCCGGGCCGATCGTGAGCACGGGGGTCGCCGGGTGGGAGTACTCGTATTACCTGCCGTCGGTGACGGTCTCGGGCCGCGCGGGCGTATCAGGGCACGCCGACACGATCGTCGTCGCCAAGCCGCAGTGCCGTGATGTCCTCGACCCGACGGTGCGCGCGCTGGCCGCCGTCAACGAGGCCGCGGGCAGCGTCCGGCAGATCTACAGCGACGCGACGATGACCGTCTACGCCGTGGTCGGCGCCCTCGACGCCCCGACCCCGGAGCAGATCGCCGACCAGCCGCCGAGCCTGGCCACCGACGGCTGCTGA
- a CDS encoding alpha/beta fold hydrolase — protein MPNLRTTDGTQLFYRDWGTGRPVVFVHSMLMNSDMWQYQMHHLAEHGYRAIAYDRRGHGRSDDPGTGYDFDTLADDLAAVLDTLGLADVALVGHSMGGGEVVRYLSRHGEERISRIALVGSTVPYLGVEPAEGAALLERFRAGYGQWVEENAAFSFGSEPIPQIEKDRTIQDWMGVSLKAAVDCTAVNLAADFRAEAAAIRLPALVLHGDSDAFAPLETCGRRTAELIPDSKLVVYRNGSHMLHLSHRRQLNADLLDFVS, from the coding sequence ATGCCGAACCTGCGCACAACGGACGGGACGCAGCTGTTCTACCGGGACTGGGGGACCGGCCGGCCGGTCGTCTTCGTCCACAGCATGCTGATGAACAGCGACATGTGGCAGTACCAGATGCACCACCTCGCCGAGCATGGCTACCGCGCGATCGCCTACGACCGCCGAGGCCACGGGCGCTCCGACGACCCGGGCACCGGCTACGACTTCGACACCCTCGCCGACGACCTGGCCGCCGTGCTCGACACCCTCGGCCTGGCCGACGTCGCCCTCGTCGGGCACTCGATGGGCGGCGGCGAGGTCGTGCGCTACCTGAGCCGGCACGGCGAGGAGCGGATATCGCGCATCGCGCTGGTGGGGTCAACGGTGCCGTACCTCGGCGTCGAACCCGCCGAGGGCGCCGCGCTGCTGGAACGGTTCCGCGCCGGGTACGGGCAGTGGGTCGAGGAGAACGCGGCCTTCTCCTTCGGAAGCGAGCCGATACCGCAGATCGAGAAGGACCGGACGATCCAGGACTGGATGGGGGTGTCCCTCAAGGCGGCCGTGGACTGCACCGCGGTCAACCTGGCAGCCGATTTCCGGGCCGAAGCCGCCGCGATCCGCCTCCCGGCGCTGGTGCTGCACGGCGACAGCGACGCGTTCGCGCCTCTGGAGACCTGTGGGCGCCGGACCGCGGAGCTGATCCCTGACAGCAAGCTCGTGGTCTACCGGAACGGTTCGCACATGCTGCACCTGTCGCATCGCCGGCAGCTGAACGCCGACCTTCTCGACTTCGTGTCCTGA
- a CDS encoding MFS transporter gives MTSELTKGRRTLVLAVVALALMMVVSAVSGLNVALPDLSAATGASQTQVIWIVDAYTLVFVGFLLPAGAVGDRYGRKGTLVAGLTVFGAAAAAALFVSSPGTLIALRGVMGLGAAAVMPTTLSIITTSFPPAERGRAVGVWVGVAGGGAVLGLLASGTLLEFFAWNSFFALNVVLAVVALIGTLLVIPTSRDADAPRLDPLGGLLSLLAAVGIVFGIVEGPDRGWGDTLTVAGFVVGALALAAFVGWELRRAEPLLDVRLFRLKGFGAGSGVITIQFFGSFGLFFIILQYLQYVANLSPFRAAIALLPLPMFLVPTARNAPKAAARLGANRVLPLGLVLSASGLAVMTTLGTHLVYWHLAVGLALFGAGMGLAGTPATTAIVSSLPAAKQGVGSAMNDLSRELGSALGIAVLGSTLSATYRSHVAAATTGLPPRAATGAQSSIAFVKNASGRLAQYGPKGRHLLDSAQSSFVDAAHAAFLTAIVVLLAGAVFAAIRAPHKGEGAVAAAETSGAGTPAEVA, from the coding sequence ATGACTTCCGAGCTCACCAAAGGACGCCGCACCCTCGTGCTGGCCGTCGTCGCGCTGGCGCTGATGATGGTCGTCTCGGCGGTCAGCGGACTGAACGTCGCGCTGCCCGACCTGTCCGCGGCCACCGGTGCCTCGCAGACCCAGGTCATCTGGATCGTCGACGCCTACACCCTGGTCTTCGTCGGCTTCCTGCTTCCGGCCGGGGCGGTCGGCGACCGCTACGGCCGCAAGGGCACGCTGGTCGCCGGGCTGACCGTCTTCGGCGCCGCCGCGGCGGCCGCGTTGTTCGTGTCCTCGCCGGGGACGCTGATCGCGCTGCGTGGGGTGATGGGCCTGGGCGCGGCCGCCGTCATGCCGACCACGTTGTCGATCATCACGACCTCCTTCCCGCCGGCCGAGCGCGGCCGGGCGGTCGGGGTGTGGGTCGGCGTGGCCGGCGGCGGCGCGGTGCTGGGGCTGCTGGCCTCCGGCACGCTGCTGGAGTTCTTCGCCTGGAACTCGTTCTTCGCCCTCAACGTGGTGCTGGCCGTCGTCGCCCTGATCGGCACGCTGCTGGTCATCCCGACCTCGCGCGACGCCGACGCCCCGCGGTTGGACCCGCTCGGCGGACTTCTCTCGCTGCTGGCGGCCGTGGGCATCGTGTTCGGCATCGTCGAGGGCCCGGACCGCGGCTGGGGCGACACGCTGACCGTCGCCGGGTTCGTCGTCGGGGCGCTGGCGCTGGCCGCCTTCGTCGGCTGGGAGCTGCGCCGCGCGGAGCCGCTGCTGGACGTGCGCCTGTTCCGCCTCAAGGGATTCGGCGCCGGCTCCGGCGTGATCACCATCCAGTTCTTCGGCAGCTTCGGCCTGTTCTTCATCATCCTGCAGTACCTGCAGTACGTCGCGAACCTCTCCCCGTTCCGCGCCGCGATCGCCCTGCTCCCGCTGCCGATGTTCCTGGTCCCCACCGCCCGCAACGCGCCGAAGGCCGCCGCCCGCCTCGGTGCGAACCGGGTGCTGCCGCTGGGGCTGGTCCTCAGCGCTTCGGGCCTGGCCGTGATGACCACCCTGGGCACGCACCTCGTCTACTGGCACCTGGCCGTCGGGCTGGCGCTGTTCGGCGCGGGCATGGGCCTGGCCGGCACGCCCGCGACCACCGCGATCGTCTCCTCGCTCCCGGCCGCCAAGCAGGGAGTGGGCTCGGCGATGAACGACCTGTCCCGCGAACTCGGCAGCGCGCTGGGCATCGCGGTCCTCGGCAGCACCCTGAGCGCCACCTACCGTTCGCACGTCGCCGCCGCGACCACCGGGCTGCCGCCGCGGGCCGCGACCGGGGCGCAGTCCTCGATCGCCTTCGTGAAGAACGCCTCCGGCCGGCTCGCGCAGTACGGCCCCAAGGGCCGGCACCTGCTGGACTCCGCGCAGAGCTCGTTCGTCGACGCCGCCCACGCGGCCTTCCTCACCGCGATCGTCGTCCTGCTCGCCGGCGCCGTGTTCGCCGCGATCCGCGCTCCGCACAAGGGCGAGGGTGCGGTCGCCGCGGCCGAGACCAGCGGGGCCGGGACGCCCGCCGAGGTTGCGTGA
- a CDS encoding TetR family transcriptional regulator produces MVETGAPSTKRGRRTDGGQAKEAIQEAARRLFADHGFDRTSVRQVALAAGVDPMLVTHYFKTKAGLFAAVVQPPVEPQAAIDFALADGPEHVGERLARFVMRTLEAPESQKWIVAMVRAATAEPEIAAVVRERMAEPMVIPLARAAGGDDPEYRAMLVITQLLGLAMGRYILKVEPLASRPAADLAADLAETFQRYLTGPLSGAPGAGGA; encoded by the coding sequence GTGGTGGAGACAGGTGCACCGAGCACGAAGCGCGGCCGCCGCACCGACGGCGGCCAGGCGAAGGAGGCGATCCAGGAGGCGGCCCGCCGGCTGTTCGCCGACCATGGCTTCGACCGCACCTCGGTCCGCCAGGTGGCGCTGGCCGCGGGCGTCGACCCGATGCTGGTGACGCACTACTTCAAGACGAAGGCCGGCCTGTTCGCGGCGGTCGTGCAACCCCCGGTGGAGCCGCAGGCCGCGATCGACTTCGCCCTCGCGGACGGTCCCGAACACGTCGGTGAGCGCCTGGCACGCTTCGTCATGCGGACCCTGGAGGCCCCGGAGAGCCAGAAGTGGATCGTGGCGATGGTCCGCGCGGCGACGGCCGAGCCCGAGATCGCCGCGGTGGTACGGGAGCGCATGGCGGAACCGATGGTGATCCCGCTGGCCCGCGCGGCCGGCGGCGACGACCCGGAGTACCGCGCGATGCTGGTGATCACGCAGCTGCTGGGCCTGGCGATGGGACGGTACATCTTGAAGGTCGAGCCGCTGGCGTCGCGGCCGGCGGCGGATCTGGCCGCCGATCTGGCGGAGACTTTTCAGCGGTATCTGACCGGGCCGCTGAGCGGTGCGCCGGGGGCGGGTGGGGCGTAG
- a CDS encoding RHS repeat-associated core domain-containing protein yields MARPTGWDILGLDGDPTPGVVESVQALAKEFGDFAHDVESAYRSLNSFGSDTAAMQWIGQTAEAFKGKYGPLPGRLQKLYTSYSEASDALSAYAPLLQAAQTKADTALRQAQDANSDLQRATTNATNAASDLKTVQKNQAASPDPKAVTDAQTAHDTAQTNLNNAKAKMAALAKQADDAYNDRIAAAKACASALHHAQSDGIHNKSWWDHVGEDLSTWGGEIGKIAGELAPVLDILALATSWIPGVDVVTAALAEADNLIALAGTAMATLGDAMQGHWGDALLGAGMLALTFVGGRFLGSAAEDAEGEAGALEGGADALGPEMDGTDAFEDDAENSVGEDARTAEGKEPASCERDPVDVVSGWMLTGATDVALPGVLPLVLRRAYASGYTTGRLFGPGWSSTLDQRLSVNDSGIHFAGDDAQRLDYPIPADGEQALPARGARWPLAWDRDTDEIRITDPSTGHTRHFDTVHYTAEVGQIRDLTAITDRNGNRIRILRDEHGTPTTVEHPGYRVDIDTIATPAGPRISALRGAAAKEFHYDHRGRLTEVVNSSGLPFTYAWDDTDRITAWQDRSGFRYEYVYDRLGRVVRGEGELLAGSFAYDPANRTTAVTDSLGDVRTYCYDENGHITSETDPLGNTTTVAYDAYGRILSRTDALGGTTTFERDAAGDARRITMPDGAVTVLEYDGFHRVVHAVGMDGADWRRGYDDAGNLVSATDPSGATTTIEYDARGALAAVVDPLGAATRYTTDDAGLPIQVTDPVGCVVTATRDASGRVTRMADGSGAVTVLDWSTEGRLLSRTGPDGATTRWEHDADGRLLKVTNPIGATTVFEPGPLDTLVARTGPDGVRHTFAYDSEQRLLRVINPAGAGWDYAYDPAGRLTGETDFTGRRLGYEYDAAGRLTARTTGTGQRIGFRRDASGRVLTRTSAEGEYEYCYDEAGRLASATGMGTSLAFERDVLGRVVAETVDGRSSSYRYDPAGRRVGRTTASGAESVWRFDAAGRPAELTAGAHHLAFAFDAAGREDRRLLGPETWLTRGYDQAGRLTAQRLGTGDSSVFDRSWAWRPDGVPEEIQDSLRGTRRIASDLAGRPTGVTGRDWNETYAYDAFGNLSTADADPEHAERAERAQQAPATRTLIRRAGRTHHEYDSAGRVVRTTRRTLDGRRRTWRYTWDSEDRLVQADTPDDGTWRYAYDPAGRRIGKHRVADGEDAGEHTVFVWDGPRLAEEHTSRPDGSVVILTWDYDPGTYRPAAQRRRTTAVAAADQEDVDEAFHAIVTDLVGTPTELVTPDGRVAWHTTTTVWGRTTATATEDDLDCPLRFPGQYHDPETGLHYNLHRYYSPETGAYLTPDPLGLAPAPNDHAYVPNPLTWTDPLGLQCGEGDGSAPDLYHGTDLDSAQSIVDNGLDQQAARLKGGGDVFWTTTNKSDAEIFATVNPSLSESTGVVGIRLQGGIEAGIRSGILQEVPELPGAYTVSDWEGLNSMATFELVSSSEG; encoded by the coding sequence ATGGCGCGTCCGACCGGCTGGGACATCCTGGGTCTGGACGGGGACCCGACTCCGGGCGTGGTGGAGTCGGTCCAGGCGCTGGCGAAGGAATTCGGGGATTTCGCTCATGATGTCGAGTCGGCATACCGGAGTTTGAACAGCTTCGGTTCCGACACGGCCGCGATGCAGTGGATAGGCCAGACCGCTGAGGCCTTCAAGGGCAAATATGGCCCGCTGCCCGGCCGTCTGCAGAAGCTGTACACGTCCTACAGCGAGGCCTCCGACGCGCTGTCGGCTTATGCGCCGTTGCTCCAGGCCGCGCAGACCAAAGCCGACACGGCTTTGCGCCAAGCGCAGGATGCGAATTCCGATCTGCAGCGTGCCACGACCAACGCCACAAACGCCGCTTCCGATTTGAAGACGGTGCAGAAGAACCAGGCCGCATCCCCCGACCCGAAAGCCGTCACCGACGCGCAGACCGCGCACGACACGGCGCAGACGAATCTGAACAACGCCAAAGCCAAGATGGCGGCGCTGGCCAAGCAGGCCGACGACGCCTACAACGACCGCATCGCCGCCGCCAAAGCCTGTGCCAGCGCCCTGCACCACGCGCAATCCGACGGCATCCACAACAAGTCGTGGTGGGATCACGTCGGCGAGGACCTGTCCACGTGGGGCGGGGAGATCGGGAAGATCGCCGGCGAGCTGGCCCCGGTCCTGGACATCCTCGCGCTGGCGACGTCCTGGATCCCCGGTGTGGACGTGGTCACCGCCGCGCTGGCCGAGGCCGACAACCTCATCGCGCTGGCCGGCACCGCCATGGCCACGCTCGGCGACGCCATGCAGGGCCACTGGGGCGACGCGCTGCTCGGCGCCGGAATGCTGGCCCTGACCTTCGTCGGCGGCCGCTTCCTCGGCTCGGCCGCCGAGGACGCCGAGGGCGAAGCCGGCGCCCTCGAAGGCGGGGCCGACGCCCTCGGTCCCGAGATGGACGGCACCGACGCGTTCGAGGACGACGCGGAGAACTCCGTCGGCGAGGACGCCCGCACCGCGGAGGGCAAGGAGCCCGCGAGCTGCGAGCGCGATCCGGTGGACGTGGTGTCCGGCTGGATGCTCACCGGGGCCACCGACGTCGCGTTGCCGGGTGTGCTGCCGCTGGTGCTGCGTCGTGCCTATGCCTCCGGCTACACCACCGGCCGGCTGTTCGGTCCCGGCTGGTCCTCCACCCTGGACCAGCGGCTGTCGGTCAACGACTCGGGCATCCACTTCGCCGGCGACGACGCCCAGCGCCTGGACTATCCGATCCCGGCCGACGGCGAACAGGCCCTGCCCGCGCGCGGCGCCCGCTGGCCCCTGGCATGGGACCGGGACACCGACGAGATCCGGATCACCGACCCGTCGACAGGCCACACCCGCCACTTCGACACCGTGCACTACACCGCCGAAGTCGGCCAGATCCGCGACCTGACCGCGATCACCGACCGCAACGGCAACCGCATCAGGATCCTGCGTGACGAACACGGCACCCCCACCACCGTGGAACACCCTGGCTACCGCGTCGACATCGACACCATCGCCACGCCGGCCGGCCCCCGTATCAGTGCCCTGCGCGGCGCCGCCGCCAAAGAATTCCACTACGACCACCGCGGCCGCCTGACCGAAGTCGTCAACTCCTCCGGCCTGCCCTTCACCTACGCGTGGGACGACACCGACCGGATCACCGCCTGGCAGGACCGCTCCGGCTTCCGCTACGAGTACGTCTACGACCGTCTCGGCCGGGTCGTGCGCGGCGAGGGGGAGTTGCTGGCCGGATCCTTCGCCTACGACCCGGCGAACCGTACGACGGCGGTGACGGACTCCCTCGGCGACGTCCGCACGTACTGCTATGACGAGAACGGCCACATCACTTCCGAAACCGATCCCCTCGGCAACACCACGACCGTCGCCTACGACGCCTACGGCAGGATCCTGTCCCGCACCGATGCCCTCGGCGGCACGACGACGTTCGAGCGTGACGCGGCCGGGGACGCGCGGCGCATCACGATGCCCGACGGAGCCGTCACCGTCCTGGAGTACGACGGCTTCCACCGCGTCGTCCACGCGGTCGGCATGGACGGTGCCGACTGGCGCCGCGGCTATGACGACGCGGGGAACCTGGTCTCGGCGACCGACCCGTCTGGTGCCACGACGACCATCGAATACGACGCGCGCGGCGCCCTGGCGGCTGTGGTGGATCCGTTGGGCGCCGCCACGCGCTACACCACCGATGACGCGGGGCTGCCGATCCAGGTGACGGATCCGGTCGGCTGCGTGGTCACCGCGACGCGGGATGCTTCGGGCCGGGTGACGCGGATGGCCGACGGCTCGGGCGCGGTCACCGTGCTGGACTGGAGCACCGAGGGCCGACTGCTCTCCCGGACTGGTCCCGACGGCGCGACCACCCGCTGGGAGCACGACGCCGACGGGCGGCTGCTGAAGGTCACGAACCCGATCGGCGCCACCACCGTCTTCGAACCGGGGCCGCTGGACACGCTCGTGGCGCGGACCGGGCCGGACGGCGTCCGGCACACCTTCGCCTACGACAGCGAGCAGCGGCTGCTGCGGGTCATCAATCCCGCCGGGGCCGGCTGGGACTACGCCTACGATCCGGCGGGCCGGCTGACCGGCGAGACCGATTTCACCGGCCGCCGGCTCGGCTACGAGTACGACGCCGCGGGCCGCCTCACCGCGCGCACCACCGGGACCGGGCAGCGGATCGGCTTCCGGCGTGACGCCTCGGGCCGGGTCCTGACCCGCACCTCGGCGGAGGGCGAGTACGAGTACTGCTACGACGAGGCGGGACGCCTGGCGTCGGCGACCGGGATGGGCACCAGCCTGGCCTTCGAGCGGGACGTCCTGGGCCGGGTCGTGGCCGAGACGGTCGACGGCCGCTCCTCGTCCTACCGCTACGACCCGGCCGGCCGCCGCGTCGGCCGGACCACAGCCTCCGGTGCCGAGTCGGTGTGGCGCTTCGATGCCGCGGGGCGTCCGGCCGAACTGACCGCCGGCGCCCACCACCTGGCCTTCGCCTTCGATGCCGCGGGCCGAGAGGATCGACGGCTTCTCGGCCCCGAGACGTGGCTGACGCGCGGCTACGACCAGGCCGGGCGCTTGACCGCGCAACGGCTCGGCACCGGGGACTCCTCCGTGTTCGACCGCTCTTGGGCTTGGCGGCCCGACGGGGTTCCGGAGGAGATCCAGGACAGTCTGCGCGGGACGCGGCGCATCGCGTCCGACCTCGCAGGCCGTCCGACCGGCGTCACCGGCCGGGACTGGAACGAGACGTACGCCTATGACGCGTTCGGGAACCTGAGCACCGCTGATGCCGACCCAGAGCACGCCGAGCGGGCCGAGCGGGCCCAGCAGGCCCCCGCCACCAGAACCCTGATCCGGCGCGCCGGCCGGACCCACCACGAATACGACAGCGCCGGCCGGGTCGTCCGCACCACCCGCCGCACACTCGACGGCCGCCGCAGAACGTGGCGCTACACCTGGGACAGCGAGGACCGCCTGGTCCAGGCCGACACGCCGGACGACGGTACCTGGCGCTACGCCTACGATCCGGCCGGCCGCCGCATCGGCAAGCATCGCGTGGCCGACGGCGAGGACGCCGGCGAGCACACCGTGTTCGTCTGGGACGGCCCCCGCCTGGCCGAGGAGCACACGTCCCGGCCCGACGGCAGCGTCGTCATCCTGACCTGGGACTACGACCCCGGCACCTACCGGCCCGCGGCCCAGCGCCGCCGGACGACAGCCGTGGCGGCGGCCGATCAGGAGGACGTCGACGAGGCCTTCCACGCCATCGTCACCGACCTCGTCGGAACCCCCACCGAGCTGGTCACCCCCGACGGCCGCGTCGCCTGGCACACCACCACGACCGTCTGGGGCCGGACCACCGCGACCGCCACCGAAGACGACCTCGACTGCCCGCTGCGCTTCCCCGGCCAGTACCACGACCCGGAGACGGGCCTGCACTACAACCTGCATCGCTACTACAGCCCGGAGACCGGCGCCTACCTCACGCCCGACCCGCTCGGCCTGGCTCCCGCGCCGAACGACCACGCGTACGTCCCCAACCCGCTGACCTGGACGGACCCGCTCGGGCTGCAATGCGGCGAAGGCGACGGCAGCGCACCAGACCTCTACCACGGCACCGATCTGGACAGTGCCCAGAGCATTGTGGACAACGGACTGGATCAGCAGGCTGCGCGGCTTAAGGGCGGTGGCGATGTGTTCTGGACCACGACGAACAAATCGGATGCCGAGATATTCGCCACGGTGAATCCATCTCTTTCGGAAAGCACCGGCGTCGTCGGCATCCGCCTGCAAGGAGGAATCGAAGCCGGGATCCGCAGCGGCATCCTGCAGGAGGTCCCCGAGCTGCCCGGGGCATACACGGTCTCAGATTGGGAAGGTCTCAACAGCATGGCGACCTTCGAGCTGGTCTCCTCTTCGGAGGGATGA